The segment CTGGATGTGGCGGACGAGGCTGCGTGAGGCCTGCATGAGCGGCCACGCATCGACTGGAGAACCCTCATGTCATTCGAACGATTTACCGCGGACGATGCCGCGCTGCTGCTGATCGACCATCAGGTCGGCACGATGAGCTGGGTGAAGTCGATACCGTTCGACGAGATGAAGCGCAACGCGCTGATGCTCGCGAAAACGGCGGCGATCCTCGGGCTGCCCGTCGTGCTGACGTCCAGCATGGAGTCGCTCGCGCAAGGGCCGCTGCTGCCCGAGCTCGAGACCATCCTGCCGGCCGCGTTCGCCGCGCGCGTCAGGCGCGCCGGCATCATCAACGCGATGGACGACCCGCACTTCGCCGCGGCCGTCGAGGCGACCGGCCGCCGCAGGATCGTCATCGCGGGCGTGACCAACGATGTGTGCACGGTGTTTCCGGCGCTGACCCTCGTCTGGCGCGGCTACGACGTGCAGGTCGTGGCGGATGCCGGCGGCTCGCCGAGCGCGACGGGCGACGACATGGCGCTGCGCCGGATGGAGCGGGGCGGCGTCACGCTGACGAGCACCAACCAGGTGATCGCGGAGCTGACCGGCGACTGGAGCACGCCGGCCGGCGGGCGAATCGTCCAGGAGATCGTGATGCCCGCGTTGCAGGGGGCGGCCTGAGCGGTAGTCTCGGCGGGCGCGGCCGACGGGCGACGCGTCAGGATCGGGACGACCGCGGATGTCGTACACTCGCGGTTCTTTCAACCGTCTCCCGAGCAAGCCCCGTGTACTCGTCTACCTTCATTTTCCGTGCCGGGCAGTTCGACGACGAATTCCATCGCCTCGATCGGCAGATCGCCGACATGGCGCGGGCGATTCCCGGCTATCTGGGGGAAGAGAGCTGGGAGATGCCCGGCACGGGGCTGATCCAGAACGTCTACTACTGGGAGTCGGAGGAGGCGCTGCAGCAACTGAT is part of the Burkholderia ubonensis subsp. mesacidophila genome and harbors:
- a CDS encoding isochorismatase family protein, whose product is MSFERFTADDAALLLIDHQVGTMSWVKSIPFDEMKRNALMLAKTAAILGLPVVLTSSMESLAQGPLLPELETILPAAFAARVRRAGIINAMDDPHFAAAVEATGRRRIVIAGVTNDVCTVFPALTLVWRGYDVQVVADAGGSPSATGDDMALRRMERGGVTLTSTNQVIAELTGDWSTPAGGRIVQEIVMPALQGAA
- a CDS encoding antibiotic biosynthesis monooxygenase family protein, producing MYSSTFIFRAGQFDDEFHRLDRQIADMARAIPGYLGEESWEMPGTGLIQNVYYWESEEALQQLIRNPAHLEAKSKQARWLDGYRVVIAKVLQEYGDGELVKRAVGQIA